In one Rutidosis leptorrhynchoides isolate AG116_Rl617_1_P2 chromosome 8, CSIRO_AGI_Rlap_v1, whole genome shotgun sequence genomic region, the following are encoded:
- the LOC139862397 gene encoding uncharacterized protein — MAKLRHATNDAQLLEAVLAIVLKGRSWDVLLKPKISSIVTSTTLNQILQKLIKIKSFSLISWDFYKWVELNPGYKHSLQSSWTMIQVLTKQRHFKSAHQLLDKIALRDFLSSPTVLNALSTTCDDQAVNSHVLSWLVIYYANSKTTQEAIQVFEHMRVHGLIPHLHACTVLLNSLVKERLTDTVWKLYKKMVKIGVVPNLHIYNVMINACCKSLDVEKAEELLSEMEFKGVFPDLFTYNTLISLYCKKGMHYEALCVQDRMDRTGVLPDIATYNSLIYGYCKQGRMREALRMFKEMKGCAPNHVTYTTLIDGYCRVNSYSEAMILRDEMEAKGLFPGTVTYNSILRKLCEEGRIKDANKLLNEMSGKKVVPDNITCNTLINAYCKIGDMKSALKVRCTMLNAGLKSDSFTYKALIHGFCKVKDMENAKEFVFLMINDGFSPNSCTYSWVVDLYCNQNNEEMLLKLPDEFYQKGIIVDISVYRALIRRLCKREKVNLAQRLFDVMQCKEISGDSIVYTSLAYAYLKEGDTDNVLKFFDEMYKKRLMITHKIYKSFAASYAGDKGILENFWNLAVEKGLLSRSTLRQIHREGDYA, encoded by the coding sequence ATGGCTAAATTGAGGCATGCTACAAATGATGCCCAATTATTAGAAGCAGTACTTGCAATTGTACTCAAAGGTCGTTCTTGGGATGTGCTACTGAAACCCAAAATCAGTTCAATAGTTACCTCAACAACCCTCAATCAAATACTTCAAAAACTCATAAAGATCAAATCTTTTTCTTTGATCTCATGGGATTTTTACAAATGGGTTGAGTTAAACCCTGGTTACAAGCATTCCTTACAATCTTCTTGGACCATGATTCAAGTTTTAACAAAACAAAGACACTTTAAAAGTGCACACCAACTGCTCGACAAAATTGCTCTGAGAGATTTTTTATCTTCACCCACCGTTTTGAACGCGCTTTCGACTACTTGTGATGATCAAGCTGTGAATTCTCATGTTTTGAGTTGGTTAGTTATATACTATGCGAATTCGAAAACGACCCAAGAAGCGATACAAGTGTTTGAACATATGAGAGTGCACGGGTTAATACCACATTTGCATGCTTGCACTGTGTTACTAAATTCACTGGTTAAAGAAAGGTTAACTGATACAGTATGGAAGCTTTATAAGAAAATGGTGAAGATTGGTGTCGTTCCAAATCTGCATATATATAATGTAATGATTAATGCTTGTTGCAAGTCTTTAGATGTCGAGAAAGCAGAAGAATTGTTAAGCGAAATGGAGTTTAAAGGCGTTTTCCCTGATCTTTTTACTTATAATACGTTAATATCGTTGTATTGTAAAAAAGGTATGCATTATGAGGCGTTATGTGTGCAAGATAGAATGGACAGAACAGGTGTTCTTCCGGATATTGCAACTTATAATTCGTTAATTTATGGATACTGTAAACAAGGTCGAATGAGGGAGGCTTTAAGAATGTTTAAGGAAATGAAAGGTTGTGCGCCAAATCATGTGACGTACACTACTTTAATCGATGGTTATTGTAGAGTGAATAGTTATAGCGAAGCTATGATCTTGCGCGATGAAATGGAAGCCAAAGGGTTGTTTCCTGGCACTGTTACTTACAATTCGATTTTAAGGAAATTGTGTgaagagggaaggattaaagatgCAAATAAATTGTTGAATGAAATGAGTGGAAAAAAAGTTGTACCTGATAATATTACTTGTAATACCTTAATTAATGCTTATTGCAAGATTGGTGACATGAAATCTGCTTTGAAAGTTAGATGTACAATGTTGAATGCAGGACTAAAATCAGACTCATTTACTTACAAGGCATTGATTCATGGGTTCTGCAAGGTTAAAGATATGGAGAATGCAAAAGAGTTTGTTTTTTTAATGATTAATGATGGATTTTCGCCAAATTCTTGTACGTATTCGTGGGTCGTGGATCTTTACTGCAACCAAAACAATGAAGAGATGCTATTGAAATTACCTGATGAGTTTTATCAAAAGGGTATAATTGTCGATATATCGGTTTATCGAGCATTGATAAGGAGATTGTGTAAGAGAGAAAAGGTTAATCTTGCTCAAAGATTATTTGAtgtcatgcagtgtaaagagatatCAGGAGATAGTATTGTGTATACTAGTTTGGCGTATGCGTATTTAAAAGAAGGTGACACAGATAATGTTTTGAAGTTTTTTGATGAAATGTACAAGAAGAGGTTGATGATTACGCACAAAATTTATAAAAGTTTTGCTGCTAGTTATGCCGGTGACAAGGGTATTTTGGAGAATTTTTGGAATCTTGCTGTTGAAAAAGGCTTGCTTTCGAGAAGTACATTGAGACAGATTCATCGAGAGGGAGATTATGCTTAG
- the LOC139861303 gene encoding transcription initiation factor IIB-2-like — MDTMWCSDCKSMTEVEFDHITGDTVCRECALVIESNSIDETREWNTYPNDSGDNNPVRVGVPTNVLLNHGGLLTVIAKPDGVTSSSSLGRLQNRTSNPDRSLISAFETIATMSDRLGLVEMIKNRANEIYKDFEDKNSMRGRNVVAILAACLHIACHEEGNPHTLNEICSAANGPTKKDIGRAKEEIVKQLGLEMGEPTHSADFVRRFCFNLGMTNRAVNAAQESAQESKKIDLRRSPNSIAAAVISVVTQLSDDKKSIKDVSLVTGVSEGTIRDTFKDLYPHLSKIIPAWYAQEKDIKNLTNKP, encoded by the exons ATGGATACAATGTGGTGCTCCGATTGCAAAAGCATGACTGAGGTAGAATTCGATCACATAACCGGAGACACCGTTTGTCGCGAGTGCGCACTAGTTATTGAGTCGAATTCAATCGATGAAACCCGCGAATGGAATACTTATCCTAACGATTCAGGCGATAATAATCCGGTACGTGTCGGTGTTCCCACTAACGTACTTCTTAACCACGGCGGTTTATTAACGGTGATTGCTAAACCGGACGGCGTTACTAGCTCGTCTTCCTTGGGCCGGTTGCAGAACCGTACATCTAATCCTGACCGTTCACTTATATCAGCATTTGAAACGATTGCTACCATGTCTGATAG GTTGGGCCTTGTTGAGATGATAAAG AACCGTGCTAATGAGATTTATAAGGACTTTGAAGACAAAAATTCAATGAGAGGGAGAAACGTAGTTGCCATCTTGGCGGCATGTCTACATATCGCGTGTCATGAAGAAGGCAATCCACACACTCTAAACG AAATCTGTTCGGCTGCTAATGGACCGACTAAGAAAGACATAGGTCGTGCCAAAGAAGAGATAGTCAAGCAATTAGGGCTTGAAATGGGTGAACCGACACACTCTGCTGATTTTGTGAGACGGTTCTGTTTCAATCTTGGGATGACAAACCGTGCTGTTAATGCGGCTCAAGAATCTGCCCAGGAGTCAAAAAAAATTGATCTAAG GAGAAGCCCAAACTCGATTGCTGCAGCTGTCATTTCTGTAGTGACTCAACTCAGTGATGATAAGAAATCCATCAAAG ATGTATCACTAGTAACAGGCGTATCAGAAGGGACAATTAGGGACACATTTAAGGATCTGTATCCTCATTTATCGAAAATAATACCCGCTTGGTATGCTCAGGAAAAGGATATCAAGAACCTCACTAACAAACCTTGA
- the LOC139861781 gene encoding S-adenosylmethionine decarboxylase proenzyme-like has protein sequence MALEVSAIGFEGFEKRLEISFSNPGPSAGRGLRSLTRNQIDEFLAPAECTIVSSLSNDFLDSYVLSESSLFIYPFKIIIKTCGTTKLLLSIPPILKLAGELSLNVNSVRYTRGSFIFPGAQVYPHRSFTEEVMVLDSHFGSIGLTSNAYVMGGVDKDKKWHVYSAISETADTDSSNAPVYTLEMCMTGLNKRNASVFFKSESSSASVMTEDSGIRKILPESEICDFDFDPCGYSMNAIEGDAISTIHVTPEDGFSYASFEAVGYDFKSMDLTRLIERVLACFQPSNFSVAVHGNDLKDLNLDDNDNNPNVKGYSVEETKFEDLGVGAGSMVYFGFVKGGSQCGSPRSTLHRCWSETENEEE, from the coding sequence ATGGCGTTGGAGGTATCTGCCATTGGATTCGAAGGCTTCGAAAAGAGGCTTGAGATTTCGTTTTCGAACCCGGGTCCTTCTGCAGGCAGAGGCCTTCGTTCCTTGACCAGGAACCAAATTGATGAGTTTTTGGCACCGGCCGAATGCACTATTGTTTCCTCGTTATCAAACGATTTCTTGGATTCCTATGTTCTTTCTGAATCCAGTCTCTTTATTTACCCATTTAAGATCATTATCAAAACCTGTGGCACCACAAAGCTACTTCTTTCGATCCCACCTATACTGAAATTAGCTGGTGAACTTTCACTTAATGTGAATTCTGTACGGTATACTCGCGGGAGCTTCATTTTTCCTGGGGCCCAGGTGTATCCTCATCGTAGCTTTACTGAAGAAGTTATGGTCCTCGATAGTCACTTTGGGTCAATTGGTTTGACCAGCAACGCGTACGTTATGGGCGGTGTTGATAAGGACAAGAAATGGCATGTTTACTCTGCTATATCTGAAACAGCAGATACTGATTCATCAAATGCCCCTGTTTACACTTTAGAGATGTGCATGACTGGTTTAAACAAGAGGAATGCATCTGTGTTTTTCAAGTCTGAATCAAGCTCTGCATCTGTGATGACCGAAGATTCAGGGATTAGGAAGATTTTACCTGAATCTGAAATTTGTGATTTTGACTTTGACCCGTGTGGGTACTCTATGAATGCTATAGAAGGGGATGCGATATCCACTATTCATGTGACACCAGAAGACGGGTTCAGTTATGCTAGCTTTGAAGCTGTTGGGTATGATTTCAAATCAATGGATTTGACCCGTTTGATTGAGCGGGTTTTGGCTTGTTTTCAGCCGAGTAATTTCTCTGTGGCTGTACATGGGAATGATTTGAAAGATCTTAACttggatgataatgataataatccgAATGTGAAAGGCTACAGTGTTGAAGAAACTAAGTTTGAAGATTTGGGTGTTGGAGCAGGTTCGATGGTGTACTTTGGGTTTGTAAAGGGAGGAAGTCAATGCGGGTCGCCCCGGTCAACTCTGCATAGGTGCTGGAGTGAAACTGAGAACGAGGAAGAGTAA
- the LOC139862398 gene encoding uncharacterized protein, translated as MNNNQSAEYQTGQAKAQAEEKASQLKDQASSAAQSAQESMQQAGQQMKEKAQDAAEAVKNATGTNS; from the exons ATGAACAACAATCAAAGCGCAGAGTACCAAACTGGCCAAGCCAAGGCCCAAGCCGAG GAAAAGGCCAGCCAGCTGAAGGACCAAGCTAGCAGTGCTGCACAATCTGCCCAAGAATCAATGCAACAG GCTGGGCAACAAATGAAGGAAAAGGCACAAGATGCAGCTGAGGCAGTAAAGAATGCAACTGGGACAAACAGTTAA